In a genomic window of Drosophila takahashii strain IR98-3 E-12201 chromosome 3L, DtakHiC1v2, whole genome shotgun sequence:
- the LOC108065847 gene encoding uncharacterized protein isoform X3, translating into MFEANISIWPFFHTESVEDRRKYIIKVFLEFAGFVLIGFVHWILMLTLLQDWFLDLVREHSSALLLAFVIGIFLLLLFAISKPLRKMAFVNWVITFTILECLVVSLSVLIISSGILYMLAGFLIVAVVIVFSCLTAALMPTSLEPEFTYICWPLAPTC; encoded by the exons ATGTTCGAGGCAAATATTAGCATCTGGCCGTTTTTCCACACCGAATCGGTCGAGGATCGGCGGAAgtatattataaaagttttccTAGAGTTTGCTGGATTCGTTCTGATTGGATTTGTGCATTGGATCCTCATGCTGACGTTATTGCA GGATTGGTTTCTTGATTTGGTAAGAGAACACTCATCCGCCTTGCTTCTGGCCTTTGTCATAGGCATTTTCCTGCTCCTTTTATTCGCCATTAGTAAGCCCCTCCGGAAAATGGCCTTTGTGAACTGGGTTATTACCTTCACTATC CTGGAATGCCTTGTGGTTTCTCTCAGTGTGCTGATTATATCTTCGGGAATCCTATACATGCTGGCCGGATTCTTGATCGTCGCCGTGGTAATTGTGTTTTCCTGTCTGACAGCTGCTTTAATGCCG ACCTCACTGGAACCGGAATTTACCTATATATGCTGGCCACTGGCGCCTACATGCTGA
- the LOC108065846 gene encoding uncharacterized protein isoform X2, with product MEPTSSVAELAKNSEDIETDASKVADHQEYAEALSMSGQSRSKRRWNRRSCCTREVLSVAAICIALLLIIGAIYMHLRQKHHLGRLHINLKDRGRLDALEEDFPVVTASGVAD from the exons ATGGAGCCAACCTCCAGTGTGGCAGAGCTGGCCAAAAACAGTGAGGATATCGAAACGGACGCCTCCAAGGTGGCGGACCATCAGGAGTACGCCGAAGCCCTCTCAATGTCCGGCCAAAGTCGCAGTAAACGTCGCTGGAATCGGAGGTCCTGCTGCACCCGAGAGGTCCTAAGTGTGGCCGCCATTTGCATCGCCCTGCTGCTCATCATCGGCGCCATTTACATGCACTTAAGACAGAAGCATCATCTGGGCCGACTGCACATCAATCTCAAGGATCGGGGGAGGCTGGACGCCTTGGAGGAGGACTTTCCCGTGGTCACCGCCTCGGGTGTGG CTGACTGA
- the LOC108065847 gene encoding uncharacterized protein isoform X4, with protein MAFVNWVITFTILECLVVSLSVLIISSGILYMLAGFLIVAVVIVFSCLTAALMPLDLTGTGIYLYMLATGAYMLSLYSMVLYTVLEVTWGFYLFATMIACVVIIFLMYHVQCIMGGRRASTSLFDDKFAALLLFHEFVGLFVLTLYWRPIMQRLQLKQ; from the exons ATGGCCTTTGTGAACTGGGTTATTACCTTCACTATC CTGGAATGCCTTGTGGTTTCTCTCAGTGTGCTGATTATATCTTCGGGAATCCTATACATGCTGGCCGGATTCTTGATCGTCGCCGTGGTAATTGTGTTTTCCTGTCTGACAGCTGCTTTAATGCCG TTAGACCTCACTGGAACCGGAATTTACCTATATATGCTGGCCACTGGCGCCTACATGCTGAGTCTATATTCCATGGTTTTGTACACAGTCCTCGAAGTGACCTGGGGCTTTTATCTCTTCGCCACAATGATCGCCTGCGTCGTAATAATA TTCCTCATGTATCATGTGCAGTGCATAATGGGCGGTAGGAGGGCCTCGACCAGTTTGTTCGATGACAAGTTCGCCGCCCTGCTGCTATTCCACGAGTTCGTCGGTCTCTTTGTGCTAACCCTCTACTGGCGACCCATAATGCAGCGCCTGCAGTTGAAACAATAA
- the LOC108065844 gene encoding GTP-binding protein Rhes, with product MYRCKNWFCARSNNNNYVDVALSEAPPSHHTTTTTTPNSRNNSASNNNNVRSNSSKSNQQTSSATTASGYRGGTGGASTTTQSHHHPNATHFATDEPSPPQAHVVTFLDETTASGSNGAVTSSRLVTTAELHQAHMLEHHSNLDAIEQADDFIYGPGAGLSLCDDSLPSAKNCYRLVMLGSSRAGKSSIVARFLGNRFEEAYTPTIEEFHRKLYRIRNEVFQLDILDTSGYHPFPAMRRLSFLTGDLFILVFSMDSRESFEEVVRLRENILETKWAALNPGSGFKKKSLPKIPMILAGNKCDRDFKTVQVDEVMGYIAGQDNCCTFVECSARQNYKIDDLFHSLFTVSNLPLEMTPNHHRRLVSVFGAPSPLPPHGSAVGGTKKNALSIKRRFSDACGVVTPNARRPSIRTDLNLMRSKTMALNEGEGVRNPSRWNRCALM from the exons ATGTATCGCTGCAAAAATTGGTTTTGTGcgcgcagcaacaacaacaactacgtCGATGTGGCACTGAGCGAGGCGCCACCCAGCCAtcatacaacaacaacaacaacaccgaatagccgcaacaacagcgccagcaacaataacaacgtgcggagcaacagcagcaaaagcaatcAGCAGACAAGCAGCGCCACCACAGCGAGTGGCTATAGAGGGGGTACAGGTGGTgccagcaccaccacccaaaGCCACCACCACCCGAACGCCACCCACTTCGCAACCGATGAGCCGTCACCGCCACAGGCCCACGTGGTCACCTTTCTGGACGAAACCACTGCGAGCGGCAGCAACGGGGCCGTGACGAGCAGCCGGCTGGTCACCACCGCCGAACTGCACCAGGCCCACATGCTGGAGCACCACTCGAACCTGGACGCCATCGAGCAGGCGGACGACTTCATCTACGGCCCCGGCGCGGGACTCTCGCTCTGCGACGACAGCCTGCCGTCGGCCAAAAACTGCTATCGACTCGTCATGCTCGG CTCATCACGCGCCGGCAAGTCGTCGATTGTGGCACGTTTCCTGGGCAATCGGTTCGAGGAGGCCTACACGCCGACCATCGAGGAGTTCCATCGCAAATTGTATCGCATACGGAATGAGGTCTTTCAATTGGATATTTTGGATACTTCTGGCTATCATCCGTTTCCCGCAATGCGTCGTTTATCATTTCTAACTG GGGATCTCTTCATCCTCGTCTTCAGCATGGATTCCCGTGAGTCCTTCGAGGAGGTCGTACGCCTGCGGGAGAATATCCTGGAGACCAAGTGGGCAGCCCTGAATCCCGGCTCCGGCTTCAAGAAGAAGAGTCTTCCGAAGATACCCATGATATTGGCGGGCAATAAATGTGATCGAGACTTTAA AACTGTGCAGGTGGACGAGGTAATGGGCTATATCGCTGGTCAGGACAACTGCTGCACCTTTGTGGAGTGCTCGGCTCGTCAGAACTACAAAATCGACGACCTCTTTCACTCGCTGTTCACGGTCTCCAATCTGCCGCTGGAGATGACCCCGAACCACCATCGTCGGTTGGTCTCTGTTTTCGGGGCGCCCTCGCCCCTCCCACCCCACGGATCAGCGGTGGGCGGGACCAAGAAGAATGCACTCTCCATCAAGCGAAGATTTAGCGATGCCTGCGGGGTGGTGACCCCCAATGCCCGACGACCCAGCATCCGCACCGATCTCAATCTGATGAGATCCAAGACTATGGCTCTGAACGAGGGCGAGGGGGTGAGGAATCCCTCGCGTTGGAACCGCTGCGCCCTGATGTAG
- the LOC108065847 gene encoding uncharacterized protein isoform X2, with protein sequence MFEANISIWPFFHTESVEDRRKYIIKVFLEFAGFVLIGFVHWILMLTLLDWFLDLVREHSSALLLAFVIGIFLLLLFAISKPLRKMAFVNWVITFTILECLVVSLSVLIISSGILYMLAGFLIVAVVIVFSCLTAALMPLDLTGTGIYLYMLATGAYMLSLYSMVLYTVLEVTWGFYLFATMIACVVIIFLMYHVQCIMGGRRASTSLFDDKFAALLLFHEFVGLFVLTLYWRPIMQRLQLKQ encoded by the exons ATGTTCGAGGCAAATATTAGCATCTGGCCGTTTTTCCACACCGAATCGGTCGAGGATCGGCGGAAgtatattataaaagttttccTAGAGTTTGCTGGATTCGTTCTGATTGGATTTGTGCATTGGATCCTCATGCTGACGTTATT GGATTGGTTTCTTGATTTGGTAAGAGAACACTCATCCGCCTTGCTTCTGGCCTTTGTCATAGGCATTTTCCTGCTCCTTTTATTCGCCATTAGTAAGCCCCTCCGGAAAATGGCCTTTGTGAACTGGGTTATTACCTTCACTATC CTGGAATGCCTTGTGGTTTCTCTCAGTGTGCTGATTATATCTTCGGGAATCCTATACATGCTGGCCGGATTCTTGATCGTCGCCGTGGTAATTGTGTTTTCCTGTCTGACAGCTGCTTTAATGCCG TTAGACCTCACTGGAACCGGAATTTACCTATATATGCTGGCCACTGGCGCCTACATGCTGAGTCTATATTCCATGGTTTTGTACACAGTCCTCGAAGTGACCTGGGGCTTTTATCTCTTCGCCACAATGATCGCCTGCGTCGTAATAATA TTCCTCATGTATCATGTGCAGTGCATAATGGGCGGTAGGAGGGCCTCGACCAGTTTGTTCGATGACAAGTTCGCCGCCCTGCTGCTATTCCACGAGTTCGTCGGTCTCTTTGTGCTAACCCTCTACTGGCGACCCATAATGCAGCGCCTGCAGTTGAAACAATAA
- the LOC108065759 gene encoding uncharacterized protein isoform X1, with amino-acid sequence MASSSGSQNKPPPPPVPPRPVMVPRPTMLQYEPHESLKISRCRFMVLVYLLFVVFLLLALIQWELVSYYKPLAHFFLANYWLSAVCMLISVPLLAVFLMVRKARYIPIFSWLLLCVIIELLVIGICTLAAYCSELNFLLYFTVTAILMVTCVLIGSFIPCDLTANVAVLFLVSIQLFLLSIFLLMTYTLIESGDAFFISFAVMIMLVIVYHVPCPTDPRGTVCGTIHHRWTLCRDHPLLSLLHYSDAFLLRGLVKNQRCRGL; translated from the exons ATGGCGTCGTCGTCTGGGTCCCAAAATAAACCACCCCCTCCGCCAGTTCCGCCCCGCCCAGtgatggtgccacgccccacaATGCTGCAGTATGAGCCCCACGAAAGTCTGAAAATCTCCAGATGCAGATTTATGGTTCTGGTTTATCTGCTCTTCGTGGTATTTCTTCTGCTCGCCCTGATCCAATGGGAACTTGTGTCCTACTA TAAACCATTAGCTCATTTCTTTTTGGCCAACTACTGGCTGAGTGCAGTCTGCATGCTGATCTCAGTTCCGCTTTTAGCGGTTTTTCTGATGGTTCGCAAAGCTCGTTATATACCGATTTTTTCCTGGTTGCTGCTTTGCGTCATT ATAGAACTGTTGGTTATTGGTATATGTACTTTGGCAGCCTACTGTAGTGAACTGAACTTTTTGCTCTATTTCACTGTAACTGCAATTCTGATGGTGACCTGTGTGCTAATTGGTTCCTTCATCCCCTGCGATTTGACCGCCAATGTGGCTGTCTTGTTCCTGGTCAGCATTCAGTTATTTTTGCTGAGCATATTCCTGCTTATGACCTATACGTTGATTGAATCAGGCGATGCATTTTTTATCTCCTTCGCAGTTATGATTATGCTCGTTATTG TTTATCATGTACCATGCCCAACTGATCCGAGGGGGACGGTATGCGGAACTATACACCACCGATGGACTCTTTGCCGTGATCATCCTCTTCTGTCACTTCTGCATTATTCTGATGCTTTTCTGCTTCGGGGATTGGTTAAAAACCAAAGATGTCGAGGATTATGA
- the LOC108065846 gene encoding uncharacterized protein isoform X1, which yields MEPTSSVAELAKNSEDIETDASKVADHQEYAEALSMSGQSRSKRRWNRRSCCTREVLSVAAICIALLLIIGAIYMHLRQKHHLGRLHINLKDRGRLDALEEDFPVVTASGVAAQTITTFPESPTQLSVQCLACIATTATNNTRAICKNRGRSEEPCGIYRISHGYWQDTLGIIDPGDSLAQEYEGCVVDDQCAGTIVRGYVQRYGADCNGDGRIECRDHVSLHMRGPGGCRRQEPLEGPAASRLENCLKYMGIE from the exons ATGGAGCCAACCTCCAGTGTGGCAGAGCTGGCCAAAAACAGTGAGGATATCGAAACGGACGCCTCCAAGGTGGCGGACCATCAGGAGTACGCCGAAGCCCTCTCAATGTCCGGCCAAAGTCGCAGTAAACGTCGCTGGAATCGGAGGTCCTGCTGCACCCGAGAGGTCCTAAGTGTGGCCGCCATTTGCATCGCCCTGCTGCTCATCATCGGCGCCATTTACATGCACTTAAGACAGAAGCATCATCTGGGCCGACTGCACATCAATCTCAAGGATCGGGGGAGGCTGGACGCCTTGGAGGAGGACTTTCCCGTGGTCACCGCCTCGGGTGTGG CTGCCCAGACGATAACAACATTCCCGGAATCTCCAACGCAGCTGAGCGTCCAGTGCCTGGCCTGCATCGCCACCACGGCCACGAATAACACTCGAGCCATCTGCAAGAACCGAGGGCGGAGTGAGGAGCCGTGCGGCATTTATCGCATCTCCCACGGCTACTGGCAGGACACACTGGGGATAATTGACCCGGGCGACTCACTGGCACAGG AGTACGAAGGATGCGTGGTGGATGACCAGTGTGCCGGGACCATTGTGCGTGGCTATGTGCAGCGATATGGAGCCGATTGCAACGGAGACGGGCGGATCGAGTGTCGGGATCATGTGAGTCTGCACATGCGAGGACCCGGCGGCTGTCGGAGGCAGGAACCTCTGGAGGGCCCGGCTGCAAGCCGCTTGGAAAACTGCCTGAAATACATGGGGATTGAATAG
- the LOC108065759 gene encoding protein lifeguard 2 isoform X2: MASSSGSQNKPPPPPVPPRPVMVPRPTMLQYEPHESLKISRCRFMVLVYLLFVVFLLLALIQWELVSYYKPLAHFFLANYWLSAVCMLISVPLLAVFLMVRKARYIPIFSWLLLCVIIELLVIGICTLAAYCSELNFLLYFTVTAILMVTCVLIGSFIPCDLTANVAVLFLVSIQLFLLSIFLLMTYTLIESGDAFFISFAVMIMLVIGMFIMYHAQLIRGGRYAELYTTDGLFAVIILFCHFCIILMLFCFGDWLKTKDVEDYDIDEGTDEPTKSCAASSAVIGDFLGQTTQDVRRLLSPLVDIIITSIILDHTQMTTTAKVAHK; the protein is encoded by the exons ATGGCGTCGTCGTCTGGGTCCCAAAATAAACCACCCCCTCCGCCAGTTCCGCCCCGCCCAGtgatggtgccacgccccacaATGCTGCAGTATGAGCCCCACGAAAGTCTGAAAATCTCCAGATGCAGATTTATGGTTCTGGTTTATCTGCTCTTCGTGGTATTTCTTCTGCTCGCCCTGATCCAATGGGAACTTGTGTCCTACTA TAAACCATTAGCTCATTTCTTTTTGGCCAACTACTGGCTGAGTGCAGTCTGCATGCTGATCTCAGTTCCGCTTTTAGCGGTTTTTCTGATGGTTCGCAAAGCTCGTTATATACCGATTTTTTCCTGGTTGCTGCTTTGCGTCATT ATAGAACTGTTGGTTATTGGTATATGTACTTTGGCAGCCTACTGTAGTGAACTGAACTTTTTGCTCTATTTCACTGTAACTGCAATTCTGATGGTGACCTGTGTGCTAATTGGTTCCTTCATCCCCTGCGATTTGACCGCCAATGTGGCTGTCTTGTTCCTGGTCAGCATTCAGTTATTTTTGCTGAGCATATTCCTGCTTATGACCTATACGTTGATTGAATCAGGCGATGCATTTTTTATCTCCTTCGCAGTTATGATTATGCTCGTTATTGGTATG TTTATCATGTACCATGCCCAACTGATCCGAGGGGGACGGTATGCGGAACTATACACCACCGATGGACTCTTTGCCGTGATCATCCTCTTCTGTCACTTCTGCATTATTCTGATGCTTTTCTGCTTCGGGGATTGGTTAAAAACCAAAGATGTCGAGGATTATGATATTGATGAGGGGACTGACGAACCAACGAAGA GCTGTGCGGCCAGCTCAGCTGTCATTGGAGATTTTTTGGGTCAGACCACTCAGGACGTCAGGCGCCTGCTAAGCCCACTCGTCGACATTATAATAACATCCATCATTCTGGACCATACACAAATGACAACAACTGCCAAAGTAgcacacaaataa
- the LOC108065847 gene encoding uncharacterized protein isoform X1, translated as MFEANISIWPFFHTESVEDRRKYIIKVFLEFAGFVLIGFVHWILMLTLLQDWFLDLVREHSSALLLAFVIGIFLLLLFAISKPLRKMAFVNWVITFTILECLVVSLSVLIISSGILYMLAGFLIVAVVIVFSCLTAALMPLDLTGTGIYLYMLATGAYMLSLYSMVLYTVLEVTWGFYLFATMIACVVIIFLMYHVQCIMGGRRASTSLFDDKFAALLLFHEFVGLFVLTLYWRPIMQRLQLKQ; from the exons ATGTTCGAGGCAAATATTAGCATCTGGCCGTTTTTCCACACCGAATCGGTCGAGGATCGGCGGAAgtatattataaaagttttccTAGAGTTTGCTGGATTCGTTCTGATTGGATTTGTGCATTGGATCCTCATGCTGACGTTATTGCA GGATTGGTTTCTTGATTTGGTAAGAGAACACTCATCCGCCTTGCTTCTGGCCTTTGTCATAGGCATTTTCCTGCTCCTTTTATTCGCCATTAGTAAGCCCCTCCGGAAAATGGCCTTTGTGAACTGGGTTATTACCTTCACTATC CTGGAATGCCTTGTGGTTTCTCTCAGTGTGCTGATTATATCTTCGGGAATCCTATACATGCTGGCCGGATTCTTGATCGTCGCCGTGGTAATTGTGTTTTCCTGTCTGACAGCTGCTTTAATGCCG TTAGACCTCACTGGAACCGGAATTTACCTATATATGCTGGCCACTGGCGCCTACATGCTGAGTCTATATTCCATGGTTTTGTACACAGTCCTCGAAGTGACCTGGGGCTTTTATCTCTTCGCCACAATGATCGCCTGCGTCGTAATAATA TTCCTCATGTATCATGTGCAGTGCATAATGGGCGGTAGGAGGGCCTCGACCAGTTTGTTCGATGACAAGTTCGCCGCCCTGCTGCTATTCCACGAGTTCGTCGGTCTCTTTGTGCTAACCCTCTACTGGCGACCCATAATGCAGCGCCTGCAGTTGAAACAATAA